Proteins found in one Serinicoccus marinus DSM 15273 genomic segment:
- a CDS encoding UDP-N-acetylglucosamine--LPS N-acetylglucosamine transferase, with translation MSSVLLLSSNGAGMGHLTRLLAYGRRMPDDVHRHVVSLSQAVPVVSAEGLPWEYLVSQGSSGLRPAAWRRLFADQLAEILDRVDPDVLVFDGTHPYSGLDAALASHPRTRAVWSRRGMWRPGRNTDQLEKGAWFDAVLEPGDLCAAADRGATAQVPDTEVVRVPPVTLVDAHQLQERDAARAALGLPEHGPLALVSLGAGNINDTGDEVGAAAAALTERGIGVCVTAPAIAENAYSGDVHLVRHFPLSEHYRAFDLVIAAAGYNSVHESLRLGVPTILVPNRHTSLDDQEGRADEAARRGWALSAPTLTGGRAGALVGELLDHGTELAKAARAADPGNGAAAAAAAILDVASAA, from the coding sequence ATGTCGTCGGTGCTCCTGCTGTCCAGCAACGGCGCGGGGATGGGGCACCTGACTCGACTGCTGGCGTACGGCCGACGGATGCCCGACGACGTCCACCGTCACGTCGTGTCGCTGTCGCAGGCGGTGCCGGTCGTCAGCGCCGAGGGGCTGCCCTGGGAGTACCTCGTCTCGCAGGGGTCCTCCGGGCTCCGACCGGCCGCCTGGCGCCGGCTCTTCGCCGACCAGCTCGCCGAGATCCTGGACCGGGTCGACCCCGACGTGCTGGTCTTCGACGGGACCCACCCCTACTCCGGGCTGGACGCGGCCCTGGCGAGCCATCCGCGCACCCGCGCCGTCTGGTCGCGGCGCGGGATGTGGCGGCCCGGGCGCAACACCGACCAGCTGGAGAAGGGCGCCTGGTTCGACGCGGTCCTCGAGCCCGGCGACCTGTGCGCGGCGGCCGACCGCGGCGCGACCGCGCAGGTGCCGGACACCGAGGTGGTCCGGGTGCCGCCGGTGACGCTCGTCGACGCCCACCAGCTGCAGGAGCGCGATGCCGCGCGGGCCGCGCTGGGGCTACCGGAACACGGCCCGCTGGCGCTGGTCTCGCTCGGCGCCGGCAACATCAACGACACCGGTGACGAGGTCGGGGCGGCGGCCGCGGCGCTGACCGAGCGCGGGATCGGGGTCTGCGTCACCGCCCCCGCCATCGCCGAGAACGCCTACTCCGGGGACGTGCACCTCGTGCGGCACTTCCCGCTCTCCGAGCACTACCGCGCCTTCGACCTGGTCATCGCTGCGGCGGGCTACAACTCGGTCCACGAGTCGCTGCGGCTCGGCGTGCCGACGATCCTCGTCCCGAACCGCCACACCTCGCTGGACGACCAGGAGGGGCGTGCGGACGAGGCGGCCCGCCGCGGCTGGGCCCTGAGCGCCCCGACGCTCACCGGCGGCCGAGCGGGCGCACTGGTCGGCGAGCTCCTGGACCACGGGACGGAGCTGGCAAAGGCCGCGAGGGCGGCCGATCCCGGCAACGGTGCGGCGGCCGCGGCGGCGGCCATCCTCGACGTGGCGAGCGCGGCATGA
- a CDS encoding nucleotide sugar dehydrogenase encodes MAVDAVIIGLGYVGLPLAQEATRAGMRVLGFDIHQGVVDALNEGRSHVDDLADDDIAQMRDGGFEATTDEARIAEAGTAVICVPTPLSPEGGPDLRAVESAVAAVARNLAPGMLVILESTTYPGTTDEVVRPVLEAGGLVAGEDFHLAFSPERIDPGNERFGAKNTPKVVGGHTPSCSDAAADFYGRFVDTVVRTKGTREAETAKLLENTYRHINIALVNEMTRFCHELGIDLWDVIGAASSKPFGFQAFYPGPGVGGHCIPIDPNYLSHNVRARLGYPFRFVELAQEINAGMPAYVVGRAQDILNSAGKPLNGSTVLLLGVTYKPNIADQRESPAVPLARLLAAKGASVLYHDPHVQEWHAAGDSVSGRVEDPATAAGEADLTILVQNHRGYDVDALAAASQAFFDTRGAAAGGEKVVRL; translated from the coding sequence GTGGCTGTCGACGCTGTCATCATCGGCCTGGGATACGTCGGCCTCCCGCTGGCGCAGGAAGCGACGCGGGCGGGGATGCGCGTGCTGGGATTCGACATCCACCAGGGGGTGGTGGACGCCCTCAACGAGGGCCGGTCGCACGTCGACGACCTCGCCGACGACGACATCGCGCAGATGCGTGACGGGGGCTTCGAGGCCACGACGGACGAGGCGCGGATCGCGGAGGCGGGGACCGCCGTCATCTGCGTGCCGACGCCGCTGTCGCCGGAGGGCGGTCCGGACCTGCGGGCGGTGGAGTCGGCGGTCGCCGCCGTGGCCCGCAACCTGGCTCCCGGCATGCTCGTGATCCTGGAGTCCACGACCTACCCCGGCACGACCGACGAGGTGGTGCGGCCCGTCCTGGAGGCCGGCGGGCTGGTCGCGGGCGAGGACTTCCACCTGGCCTTCTCGCCGGAGCGGATCGACCCCGGCAACGAGCGCTTCGGTGCCAAGAACACCCCGAAGGTGGTCGGCGGGCACACGCCGTCCTGCAGCGACGCGGCGGCCGACTTCTACGGCCGCTTCGTCGACACCGTGGTCCGGACCAAGGGCACCCGGGAGGCGGAGACCGCCAAGCTGCTGGAGAACACCTACCGGCACATCAACATCGCGCTGGTCAACGAGATGACCCGGTTCTGCCACGAGCTCGGCATCGACCTCTGGGACGTCATCGGGGCCGCCAGCTCCAAGCCGTTCGGCTTCCAGGCGTTCTACCCCGGTCCGGGCGTCGGGGGGCACTGCATCCCGATCGACCCCAACTACCTCTCCCACAACGTCCGGGCCCGGCTGGGCTACCCGTTCCGCTTCGTCGAGCTGGCCCAGGAGATCAACGCAGGTATGCCGGCCTACGTCGTCGGGCGGGCCCAGGACATCCTCAACTCCGCGGGCAAGCCGCTCAACGGCTCGACCGTGCTCCTGCTCGGCGTGACCTACAAGCCGAACATCGCCGACCAGCGCGAGTCGCCGGCGGTGCCGCTGGCCCGGCTGCTGGCCGCCAAGGGCGCCTCCGTGCTCTACCACGACCCGCACGTGCAGGAGTGGCACGCGGCGGGCGACTCGGTGTCCGGTCGGGTCGAGGACCCGGCGACCGCGGCCGGCGAGGCGGACCTGACGATCCTGGTGCAGAACCACCGGGGCTACGACGTGGACGCCCTCGCCGCCGCCTCGCAGGCCTTCTTCGACACCCGCGGCGCCGCCGCCGGGGGAGAGAAGGTCGTCCGGCTGTGA
- the wecB gene encoding non-hydrolyzing UDP-N-acetylglucosamine 2-epimerase has product MSTSRPRPLVVHVTGARPNFPKAAPVIEGLGAHDVDQLLVHTGQHYDDRMSTVFFTELGLPRPDVDLGVGSGPHGAQTAAAMVGLEQVLTQRRPDLVVVYGDVNSTVAAALVATKLHVPVAHVEAGLRSFDRRMPEEINRMVTDRISDLLLVTCQDAADNLAAEGVDAAAVHLVGNPMIDTLLRHRHRLDPARVADAIGLDASSYVAATLHRPGNVDEEAYARTVVASLHAVADQCPVVLPLHPRSRPKLAAAGLTDHPAVRAVDPLGYLDFLSLVQGSAVVVTDSGGVQEETTVLGVPCLTLRPNTERPVTITHGTNTLTTHDELPAAVAGTLAAGRPAPGSTPVPPLWDGQAGPRIAAVLARSLELA; this is encoded by the coding sequence GTGAGCACGAGCCGGCCGCGGCCGCTCGTCGTCCACGTCACCGGCGCGCGACCGAACTTCCCCAAGGCGGCGCCGGTGATCGAGGGGCTCGGCGCACACGACGTCGACCAGCTCCTGGTGCATACCGGTCAGCACTACGACGACCGGATGAGCACGGTCTTCTTCACCGAGCTCGGCCTGCCCCGCCCGGACGTCGACCTCGGGGTGGGGTCCGGACCTCACGGTGCCCAGACCGCCGCCGCCATGGTGGGCCTGGAGCAGGTGCTGACGCAGCGGCGTCCCGACCTCGTGGTCGTCTACGGCGACGTCAACTCCACGGTGGCCGCCGCGCTCGTAGCCACCAAGCTGCACGTCCCCGTCGCCCACGTCGAGGCGGGTCTGCGCTCCTTCGACCGGCGCATGCCGGAGGAGATCAACCGGATGGTCACCGACCGGATCAGCGATCTGCTCCTCGTGACCTGCCAGGACGCCGCGGACAACCTGGCGGCCGAGGGCGTGGACGCCGCCGCGGTCCACCTCGTGGGCAACCCCATGATCGACACCCTGCTGCGTCACCGGCACCGGCTCGACCCCGCCCGGGTCGCCGACGCGATCGGCCTGGACGCGTCGTCCTACGTCGCCGCGACCCTGCACCGTCCGGGGAACGTGGACGAGGAGGCCTACGCCCGCACCGTCGTGGCGTCGCTGCACGCTGTGGCCGACCAGTGCCCGGTCGTGCTCCCGCTGCACCCTCGCAGCCGTCCCAAGCTGGCCGCCGCCGGGCTGACCGACCACCCCGCGGTGCGGGCCGTGGACCCGTTGGGCTACCTCGACTTCCTCTCGCTCGTGCAGGGCTCCGCGGTCGTCGTGACCGACTCCGGGGGGGTCCAGGAGGAGACCACGGTGCTCGGCGTGCCCTGCCTGACCCTGCGCCCCAACACCGAGCGACCGGTGACGATCACCCACGGCACCAACACGTTGACCACCCACGACGAGCTGCCCGCCGCGGTCGCGGGCACCCTGGCGGCCGGCCGACCGGCGCCCGGGTCCACGCCCGTGCCGCCGCTCTGGGACGGTCAGGCGGGGCCGCGCATCGCCGCCGTCCTCGCCCGTTCCCTGGAGCTGGCCTGA